One region of Juglans regia cultivar Chandler chromosome 4, Walnut 2.0, whole genome shotgun sequence genomic DNA includes:
- the LOC108985047 gene encoding protein SUPPRESSOR OF FRI 4-like — MGKKKKRASSKVWCYYCDREFEDEKILVQHQKAKHFKCHVCHKKLSTAGGMAIHVLQVHKESVTKVPNAKPGRESTDIEIYGMQGIPPDVLAAHYGEEEEETTSKVAKVDIPSTPLVGSLVPGSLGVGYPPRPALGVMQPIYNSAVPGPPAAWQVPPRPPPWYPQHSAVSVPPPLLGYAQQPLFPVQNMRPPLPSTSPALQPSQVTPPGLSVSTSVSVAQPLFPVVGNNNIPTQSSPFSAPMLSASITSSTPAEVKGSIEVHSIANAPVTSNYQAASIPGGPLINSHSYASGPNTGGPSIGPPPVIANKAPAIQPATNEVYLVWDDEAMSMEERRMSLTKYQVHDETSQMSSIDAAIDRRILESRLAGRMAF; from the exons aagaagaagagggcgTCGTCAAAGGTTTGGTGCTACTACTGCGACAGGGAGTTTGAGGACGAGAAGATACTGGTACAGCACCAGAAGGCCAAGCACTTCAAGTGCCACGTCTGCCACAAAAAGCTCTCTACCGCCGGTGGTATGGCCATTCACGTCCTCCAGGTCCACAAGGAGTCCGTCACCAA AGTCCCCAATGCAAAACCTGGTAGAGAGTCCACAGATATTGAAATATACGGAATGCAAGGAATCCCTCCTGATGTCTTGGCTGCTCACTACGGAGAGGAAG AAGAAGAGACCACATCAAAAGTAGCGAAAGTGGATATCCCATCCACTCCACTCGTTGGCAGTCTTGTGCCAGGATCATTGGGCGTTGGATATCCTCCTCGTCCTGCTTTGGGCGTAATGCAGCCAAT TTACAACTCTGCAGTACCAGGGCCTCCTGCTGCTTGGCAAGTTCCTCCTCGTCCCCCACCTTGGTATCCACAGCATTCGGCAGTTTCAGTTCCTCCTCCCCTATTGGGTTATGCACAACAGCCACTGTTTCCCGTGCAGAATATGAGGCCTCCGTTGCCATCCACATCACCTGCATTACAGCCTTCACAGGTTACTCCACCTGGACTGTCCGTGTCCACTTCTGTCTCTGTAGCACAGCCATTGTTCCCTGTTGTTGGGAACAACAATATACCTACTCAGAGTTCGCCCTTTTCTGCTCCTATGCTCTCAGCAAGTATTACATCAAGCACTCCAGCAGAAGTTAAAGGCTCAATTGAGGTGCATTCCATTGCAAATGCTCCTGTGACAAGTAATTACCAAGCAGCAAGCATTCCAG GTGGGCCATTGATCAATTCACATTCTTATGCATCTGGTCCAAATACCGGTGGTCCTTCAATTGGACCACCCCCAGTAATTGCAAACAAAGCTCCTGCTATACAGCCAGCCACTAATGAGGTCTATCTAGTTTGGGATGATGAAGCGATGTCCATG GAGGAAAGAAGAATGTCCTTAACAAAGTATCAGGTGCATGATGAAACTAGCCAG ATGAGCTCAATTGACGCAGCCATAGACAGAAGAATATTGGAAAGCAGGCTTGCTGGTCGAATGGCCTTCTAG